CCGTTCGTGTAGGCGCCGAAGCTGCCGTCGACCACCGCGCCCGCGAGCCGCACGCTGCCGAGCCCGGCCGTCAGGCAGCCGAGCGTGACGAGCGCGGCGCGCGCGTGCGCGGCGCGCACGAGCCCGAGCAGCGCGATCGCGCCGATCGCCGCCTGCGCGCCGCCGTACATCGCGCGCAGCTCGGTCGTCCCGGTCGCGGTCGTCGCCGCGACCCCCGCGATGCCGGCGAGCGCATCGGGGCTCGCCGCGAGGTAGAGGCCGTAGGGCAGCCAGACGAGCACCGAGAGCCCCAGGAACACGCGCACTCCGGTCATCGACACCTCCGTGCGCGGCGTCCGGCCGCGCGTTCGCGTCAGAACGCGTCGCCGCCCGCCGCGAGGAACGCCTCTTCCTCGGCCGTCGGCGCGCGGCCGAGCGTCGCGTTGCGGTGCGGAAAGCGGCCGAAGCGCTCGACGACGTCGCGGTGGCGGCGCGCATAGTCCTCGAACGTGTCGAACGCCGCCGCGGCGGCGCGCGGCGCGCGCTGCCGCAGCGCCTCGAAGAGCGCGACGCTGCGCGCCTGCTCGGCGCGGTCCTCGGCGTGCTCGAAGGGCAGGTAGAGGAACGCGGCCTCGACGGCGCGCAGGCAGAGGTCGAAGCCGCGCTCGATCGCGCGCGCCGCAATGCGTCGCGCCGCGGCGTCGAGCGCGAAGGCGCGCGGGTCGCCGCGCCGCAGGTTGCGCGGGAGCTGGTCGTGCACGAGCACCGCCGCGAGCGCGCCGCGCGGCGTCGCGCACCACGCGTCGAGCGCGGCGTCGCCCGCCTCGGCGCGCTCGAGCCATCCGCCGAACTGCTCGCCGAGGAGCGCATCGAAGTCCGCGCCGCCGCCGAACCAGCGCGGGACGAGCGCCGCGATGCGCGCGGCGTCGCGCTCGCTCCCCTCGAACCACGCCGCGAGCAGCGCGGCGCCATCGGCGGCCGGCGCGCGCGCGTCGGGGTCGAGGTCGAGGAAGCGCAGCGGGTCGCGCTCGAGGCCCGCGACGAAGCGGCCGACGCTCGTGCCGAGCGGCTCGAGCGCCCCCGTCTCGGCGCGCACGCGCACGACGTCGCGCCCGCGCAGCGCGAGCTCGTCGCCGAACGTCGTGCGCGCGAACGGGATGTCGGTGGGCTCGAGCGCGGGCGTCGTCGCGACGACGCCGTCGGGCGCCTCCCACGCGACGCGCAACGAGTGCCAGCGCGGCGCGTCGCAGGCGCCGCGCACGTGCAGCGCGCCGTCGAGCCAGACGCAGCCGTTGTGGCGCCCGACGATCGCGCGCAGCGCGCCCGGGAGCCGCGCGAGCAGCGCTTCGTCGCGCTCGGCGGGGCCGCGGTAGACGAGGGTGTCGTCGAGCGACATGGCGACCGCACGCTACCACGCGCCGTCGCGCGGCCGGCGGCGCATCGGGCGTCGACGCGGACGGAGTCGCGCACCGGCGCGCGTCTGCGTTGCGTTCGCCGCGGCCGCCGCGCAGACTGCGCGCCATGGCATTCGATCGATCGACGCTCTCGCCCGAGTGGCAGCGCGCGTTCGACTTCGTCGAGGCGAAGGTCGGCGGGCGCATCGTGGCCGCGGAGCGCCAGGCGCGCTGGCGCCCGGCCTGGTTCCTCGACGTCGAGCGCGACGGCGAGGTCGTGCCCGTCTACTTCCGCGGCGCGCGCGGGGAGACGGACCACGGCGTGTACGCGCTCGCGCACGAGTTCCGCTGCATGGAGATCCTCGAGCGCCACGGCATCCCGGTGCCGCACGTGTACGGCTTCTGCGACGACCCGGAAGGCTTCCTGATGGCGAAGGCGCCGGGCCGCATCAGCCTCGCGACGGCGCGCGACGAGGCCGAGCGCAAGGCCGTGCTCGAGCACTACATGCAGATCCTCGCGCGCATCCACGCGCTGCCCCTCGACGACTTCGTCGCGGCGGGCTTCGCGCGGCCGGCCTCGGCGGCCGACCTCGCGCTCGGCGACTTCGCGCACTGGGTGCGCGCGTTCCGCAAGACGAAGGCGCGGCCCGAGCCGCTGATCGAGTTCGCGATCGACTGGCTCGAGCGCAACGTGCCGCAGGGACGCGAGCGCGCGTCGCTCCTGTGCGGGGACTCGGGGCAGTTCCTGTTCGACGAGGGCCGCGTGACGGCGGTGATCGACCTCGAGCTGTCCTACATCGGCGACCCGGCGGCCGACCTCGGCGGGCTCCTGTCGCGCGACCTCTCGGAGCCGATGGGCGACATCGGCGACGCGATCCGCGCGTACGAGGCGGCGAGCGGCGAGCGCGTCGATCGCCGCGTCGTGCTCTACCACGCGATCCGCTTCGGCATGGTGACGCCGCTGTCGACCTCCGTGCAGGTCGCGGCGCCGACGCCCATGACGGACTTCGTGCAGTACCTCGCGTGGTACCTCGTCTACTCGCGCTGTCCGATGCAGCTCGTGGCGCACGCGACGGACGTCGACGTGCCGCCGGCCGCGCTCCCGGACGAGGCCGACAGCGAGTGCGCGAAGGCCTTCGACGTCCTCGTCGATCGCATCGGGAAGCTGCCGGCGGCCGACGAGTTCGCGGCCTACCAGCGCGAGGCCGTCGCGCGCACCGCCGAGTACCTGCGCCGCGCGGACCGCTACGGCGCGGCGCTGCTCGAGGACGACCTCGACGAGGCGCGCGAGCTGCTCGGCGCGCGCCCGCGCGGCTGGCGCGAGCGCGACGAGGCGCTCGAGGTGCTCGTCGGTCGCAACGAGGGCGAGCTCGACGCGGCGCTCGTCCGCTACTTCGTGCGCCGCTGCCAGCGTCACGAGTTCCTGCTCGCGCCGGTGATGAAGGAGCTCGCCGGCGCGCGCATGCAGACGCTCGACTAGCGACGCGATGGCGCCCTTGCGACGTCCGCACCCGCGCGGCGCCTCCGCCGCGCGCCTCGCCGCCGCGCTCGCGGCGTGCCTCGCCGCTGCGACGATCGCCGCGCCGCGCCTCGCGCGCGCCGACCCGGCGGAGCACGACGCGCGGCTCTGGGCGCAGGCGACGGGACGCCTCGGGCTCGGGCCGCGGGCGGCCGCCCTGCTGCTCGTGCAGGTCCGGCTCGCGGACGATCTCGCGCGGCTCGAGCGCGTGCTCGTCTCGCCGGCGCTCGAAGCGACCTTCGGGCCGCTCTCGCTCGCGCTCGGCTACGACGCGCACGTCGTCGAGTGGCCGCGCGACGCGGTCGAGCACCGGGTGTTCGAGCAGGTGGCGCTCGCCCACCCGCTCGCGGGCTTCGACGTCGCGCACCGCCTGCGGCTCGAGCAGCGCTTCGCGCCGCACGCGGACGGTGCGGCGCTGCGCCTGCGCTGGCGGCTCGGCCTCGTGCGCGGGCTCGGCGGCGGGCCCTTCTCCGTCGAGCTCGCGAACGAGCTCTTCGTCGCGCTCGACGACCGGCGCCCGCACGCGCGCGCGGGCTTCGACGAGGCGCGCCCCTACGCGGGCCTTCGCCTCGACGTCGGCGGCGGCCTGCGGCTCGAGACGGGCTACCAGCTCCAGTACGTCTCGCGGCCCGGGCGCGACGCCGCCAACCACACCTGGCTCGTCGCGCTCGCGCTCGCCCGTTAGGCGGGCGGGAGGCGCCTAGCGTCCGAAGGCGCGCTGGATGCGGGCGATCGCCTCTTCGACGTTCTCGCGCGAGTTGAAGGCGCTGATGCGGAAGAAGCCCTCGCCGGCGGCGCCGAAGCCCGAGCCCGGCGTGCCGACGACGTGGGCGCGCTCGAGCAGCTGGTCGAAGAACTCCCAGCTCGTCGCGCCGCCGGGCGTGCGCAGCCAGATGTAGGGCGCGTGCTCGCCCGCGTGCGCCTCGATGCCCGCGGCCGCGAGCCCCTCGCGGATGCGCCGCGCGTTCTCCATGTAGTGGGCGACCTGCTCGGCCGTCTGCTTGCGGCCGGCGTCCGAGAACACGGCCGCCGCCGCGCGCTGCACGATGTAGGGCACGCCGTTGAACTTGGTCGCCACGCGCCGCGCCCACAGGTCGCGCAGCGCGACGCGCTCGCCGTTCGCGGCCACGCCGGTGAGGGCCCGCGGCACGACGGTGTAGGCGCAGCGCACGCCCGTGAACCCCGCGCGCTTCGAGAAGCTCCGCATCTCGATCGCGCACTCCTTCGCGCCCGGGATCTCGTAGATCGAGTGCGGGAGCGCGTCGTCCTGGATGAACGCGTCGTAGGCGGCGTCGAACAGGATCACCGCGTCGCAGTCGCGCGCCCACGCGATCCAGTCGGCGAGCGCCTCGCGCGTCATCACGGCGCCGGTCGGGTTGTTGGGCGAGCACAGGTAGGCGATGTCGTGCGCGGACGAGG
This genomic interval from Myxococcota bacterium contains the following:
- a CDS encoding DUF4345 family protein: MTGVRVFLGLSVLVWLPYGLYLAASPDALAGIAGVAATTATGTTELRAMYGGAQAAIGAIALLGLVRAAHARAALVTLGCLTAGLGSVRLAGAVVDGSFGAYTNGALVLELGSVALVAALLRRGSTAGA
- a CDS encoding DUF924 family protein — protein: MSLDDTLVYRGPAERDEALLARLPGALRAIVGRHNGCVWLDGALHVRGACDAPRWHSLRVAWEAPDGVVATTPALEPTDIPFARTTFGDELALRGRDVVRVRAETGALEPLGTSVGRFVAGLERDPLRFLDLDPDARAPAADGAALLAAWFEGSERDAARIAALVPRWFGGGADFDALLGEQFGGWLERAEAGDAALDAWCATPRGALAAVLVHDQLPRNLRRGDPRAFALDAAARRIAARAIERGFDLCLRAVEAAFLYLPFEHAEDRAEQARSVALFEALRQRAPRAAAAAFDTFEDYARRHRDVVERFGRFPHRNATLGRAPTAEEEAFLAAGGDAF
- a CDS encoding phosphotransferase family protein; translated protein: MAFDRSTLSPEWQRAFDFVEAKVGGRIVAAERQARWRPAWFLDVERDGEVVPVYFRGARGETDHGVYALAHEFRCMEILERHGIPVPHVYGFCDDPEGFLMAKAPGRISLATARDEAERKAVLEHYMQILARIHALPLDDFVAAGFARPASAADLALGDFAHWVRAFRKTKARPEPLIEFAIDWLERNVPQGRERASLLCGDSGQFLFDEGRVTAVIDLELSYIGDPAADLGGLLSRDLSEPMGDIGDAIRAYEAASGERVDRRVVLYHAIRFGMVTPLSTSVQVAAPTPMTDFVQYLAWYLVYSRCPMQLVAHATDVDVPPAALPDEADSECAKAFDVLVDRIGKLPAADEFAAYQREAVARTAEYLRRADRYGAALLEDDLDEARELLGARPRGWRERDEALEVLVGRNEGELDAALVRYFVRRCQRHEFLLAPVMKELAGARMQTLD
- a CDS encoding DUF2490 domain-containing protein, which gives rise to MAPLRRPHPRGASAARLAAALAACLAAATIAAPRLARADPAEHDARLWAQATGRLGLGPRAAALLLVQVRLADDLARLERVLVSPALEATFGPLSLALGYDAHVVEWPRDAVEHRVFEQVALAHPLAGFDVAHRLRLEQRFAPHADGAALRLRWRLGLVRGLGGGPFSVELANELFVALDDRRPHARAGFDEARPYAGLRLDVGGGLRLETGYQLQYVSRPGRDAANHTWLVALALAR
- a CDS encoding LL-diaminopimelate aminotransferase — protein: MARINDHYRKLKAGYLFPEIGRRVRAFQAAHPDAAIIRLGIGDVTLPLVPAVVEALHAAVDDMGRAETFQGYPPENGYDFLIDAILEHDFRARGVELARDEVFVSDGSKQDTANIQEIFGSDCSFVVTDPVYPVYVDTNVMAGRTGEADAGGRYAGVTYLRADADNGFVPAPPSSAHDIAYLCSPNNPTGAVMTREALADWIAWARDCDAVILFDAAYDAFIQDDALPHSIYEIPGAKECAIEMRSFSKRAGFTGVRCAYTVVPRALTGVAANGERVALRDLWARRVATKFNGVPYIVQRAAAAVFSDAGRKQTAEQVAHYMENARRIREGLAAAGIEAHAGEHAPYIWLRTPGGATSWEFFDQLLERAHVVGTPGSGFGAAGEGFFRISAFNSRENVEEAIARIQRAFGR